One window from the genome of Hydra vulgaris chromosome 02, alternate assembly HydraT2T_AEP encodes:
- the LOC100210902 gene encoding uncharacterized protein LOC100210902 isoform X2: MSFETTCSLVHSWLKENHLLKTARAFEEEHGKIKPIMGVSLDKITNIYHLFEEIFNRYDISKADLSEKPFTNTKFKKKKEELDKNPVELLAEAEAKKH; the protein is encoded by the exons atgtcaTTTGAAACAACATGTTCTCTGGTTCACTCTTGGCTTAAAGAGAATCATCTTCTAAAAACAGCTAGGGCTTTTGAAGAAGAGCATGGTAAA ataaaaCCTATAATGGGAGTTTCACTtgacaaaataacaaatatttatcattt atttgaagaaatatttaatagatATGATATTTCAAAAGCTGATTTGAGTGAGAAACCCTTTACTAatactaagtttaaaaaaaagaaagaagaactTGATAAAAATCCAGTAGAACTGCTGGCAGAGGCTGAggcaaaaaaacattaa
- the LOC136077077 gene encoding DNA-directed RNA polymerase I subunit RPA43-like isoform X1 yields the protein MKNLICDDKLEEVVKEKKKKKSKRDDCNGVITNHKDNDINNNSSNDIDDYEDKSESKKKKKKKKHSEDIIDIEESLPEITYKKKKKRKTVEEEPVYKIEEETSNKDWFYYIEKKKKKKKKRHSEE from the exons ATGAAGAATTTAATTTGTGACGATAAATTGGAGGAAGTtgttaaagaaaagaagaagaaaaaatctAAGAGAGATGATTGTAATGGTGTAATAACAAATCACAAAgacaatgatataaataataatagcagTAATGATATTGACGATTATGAAGATAAAAGTgagtcaaaaaaaaagaaaaaaaagaaaaagcattcAGAAGATATAATTG atattgAAGAATCCTTGCCGGAAATTacttacaaaaagaaaaagaaaaggaagactg TAGAAGAAGAGCCTGTGTACaag aTTGAAGAGGAAACCTCTaataaag actggttttattatatagagaaaaagaaaaaaaagaagaagaaaagacACTCCGAAGAATAG
- the LOC136077077 gene encoding DNA-directed RNA polymerase I subunit RPA43-like isoform X2 gives MKNLICDDKLEEVVKEKKKKKSKRDDCNGVITNHKDNDINNNSSNDIDDYEDKSESKKKKKKKKHSEDIIDIEESLPEITYKKKKKRKTVEEEPVYKIEEETSNKEKKKKKKKKRHSEE, from the exons ATGAAGAATTTAATTTGTGACGATAAATTGGAGGAAGTtgttaaagaaaagaagaagaaaaaatctAAGAGAGATGATTGTAATGGTGTAATAACAAATCACAAAgacaatgatataaataataatagcagTAATGATATTGACGATTATGAAGATAAAAGTgagtcaaaaaaaaagaaaaaaaagaaaaagcattcAGAAGATATAATTG atattgAAGAATCCTTGCCGGAAATTacttacaaaaagaaaaagaaaaggaagactg TAGAAGAAGAGCCTGTGTACaag aTTGAAGAGGAAACCTCTaataaag agaaaaagaaaaaaaagaagaagaaaagacACTCCGAAGAATAG